The Macrobrachium nipponense isolate FS-2020 chromosome 19, ASM1510439v2, whole genome shotgun sequence genome contains a region encoding:
- the LOC135213273 gene encoding apolipoprotein D-like: MKPSSPTTISIIFLGLCAVLTYAQIRFKGRCPKLPVIKDFAFDRYLGRWFDQEKYFVAYQTVGRCWSGTYIKNKNSGKISGKKELDFRDVVLNRPNVITVDVFRKRPYEEPSRLTYTIPNVPLFEDNYEVLATDYKSWTIEYACVEKGLLGHTRIAWILTRSPHPPYEVIREAKAALVHLGIDLEYLEKSDTSCYKNYLG; the protein is encoded by the exons ATGAAACCGTCATCGCCAACAacaatttcaataattttcttaggCCTATGCGCAGTCCTCACGTATGCGCAGATTCGCTTCAAGGGAAGATGCCCGAAGTTACCCGTCATCAAAGATTTTGCCTTTGATCGA TACCTAGGCCGATGGTTCGACCAGGAGAAATACTTCGTGGCTTACCAGACCGTAGGCCGATGCTGGAGCGGGACTTACATCAAGAATAAGAACTCGGGAAAAATCTCCGGTAAAAAAGAGCTCGACTTCAGGGATGTTGT GCTTAACAGACCGAACGTCATCACGGTGGACGTGTTCAGGAAGAGGCCTTACGAGGAGCCCAGCAGACTGACGTACACGATCCCGAACGTCCCTTTGTTCGAGGACAACTACGAAGTCTTGGCCACCGACTACAAGAGCTGGACTATCGAGTACGCCTGCGTCGAGAAGGGCCTCCTAGGACACACTA GAATCGCTTGGATCCTCACCAGGTCACCCCACCCGCCCTACGAGGTCATCCGCGAAGCTAAGGCCGCCCTGGTCCACCTGGGTATCGACCTGGAGTACCTGGAGAAGTCCGATACCTCCTGCTACAAGAATTACCTGGGGTAG